From Rutidosis leptorrhynchoides isolate AG116_Rl617_1_P2 chromosome 3, CSIRO_AGI_Rlap_v1, whole genome shotgun sequence, a single genomic window includes:
- the LOC139898657 gene encoding homeobox-leucine zipper protein HAT14-like, which yields MELALSLGDSPKPNSSTNQNSSQPQKMEELGFCMGLGSNNSQIHDHKPKIFREKNDPPPRQLDLLPFSPPVRQSPPPPPPHHPFPWLSRILIGEASSVGKLGIGLDVKPLNVYDPENCEEPATVHSSPNDSNSDSSSFHMDFSSIFKNSKLSLKKRNFDSPSGNMDYLMEVSERDRRVPSTRGRYGGTSDEDENGLAGRKKLRLTKEQSVFLEDSFKEHNTLNPKQKLILADQLNLRPRQIEVWFQNRRARTKLKQTEVDCEYLKTCCESLTEENRRLQKELQELRALKTSQPFYMQHPATTLNMCPSCERVVTTTTPASTSTAVSEQPSS from the exons ATGGAGCTTGCTCTGAGCTTAGGAGATTCACCAAAGCCAAATTCATCTACCAATCAAAACTCATCACAACCACAAAAGATGGAAGAATTAGGGTTTTGCATGGGCTTAGGAAGCAACAACAGCCAGATTCATGATCATAAGCCGAAAATCTTCAGAGAAAAAAACGATCCGCCACCACGACAACTTGATCTCCTCCCTTTCTCACCGCCCGTTCGCCAatctccaccaccaccaccgccacaCCATCCTTTTCCTTGGCTCTCTAGAATAT TAATAGGAGAAGCATCTTCAGTAGGTAAATTGGGAATAGGGTTGGATGTGAAGCCACTAAATGTGTATGATCCAGAAAATTGTGAAGAACCAGCCACCGTTCATTCGTCTCCTAATGACAGTAACAGTGATTCGTCGTCGTTTCATATGGATTTTTCTTCCATTTTCAAAAACAGTAAGTTGTCATTAAAGAAACGGAATTTCGACTCACCAAGTGGGAATATGGATTATTTAATGGAAGTTTCCGAAAGAGATCGACGTGTTCCTTCAACACGAGGACGATATGGTGGAACAAGTGATGAAGATGAAAACGGTCTGGCCGGTCGAAAGAAGCTACGGCTTACTAAAGAACAATCTGTTTTTCTTGAAGATAGTTTTAAAGAACACAACACCCTCAACCCT AAACAAAAGCTAATCTTAGCAGACCAGTTAAATCTTCGTCCTAGACAAATTGAAGTATGGTTTCAAAACCGAAGAGCAAG GACAAAATTGAAGCAAACGGAGGTAGATTGCGAGTATTTAAAGACTTGTTGCGAATCACTGACAGAAGAAAACAGAAGATTGCAAAA ggAGCTTCAAGAATTAAGAGCCTTAAAGACTTCACAGCCTTTTTACATGCAACATCCTGCAACCACCCTCAACATGTGTCCTTCATGTGAGCGAGTTGTAACAACCACCACACCAGCTAGCACCTCGACCGCTGTCTCCGAACAACCCTCTAGCTAA